Within Candidatus Saccharibacteria bacterium, the genomic segment TCTCCAATCGCAACATCGCTACCGCTCGCAATTTTTGCAGTCCGGCCTTCGAGGGCGAGTTCAAGATTCTCCCTGTCGTTGGCGGTAACTTGTACAATGTAGCGTTCGCCTTCTTCCCACGCGTTGACAACACCATTGATGTCTGCCAAATATGCCTGACCCTTCGGTGAACGAGCTTCAAAAAGCTCTTCCACGCGTGACAGACCTTGCGCCGTATCGTCGGCAACAACTGCACCGGAACGGTGCTTTGAGTCAAGCGAAAGCTGCGTGCCTGGTTCGCCAATACTTTGAGCAGCTATGACACCAATTGGATTATGGCTAGTAACGAGGTTGCCGGTTGCCGGATCTACGCCGTAACTTTTCTGCGGTACGCCATGGACTGATGTCGCACTGAGTGCACTACGTATTTTTATGCCGTCAAGTTTTTCATCGGCATCGATGGCTTCGGCGGTAGCTTTTGTAAACAGTTCACCTGATTTTATGTGTCCTTTTACGTCTTCGGCTGCAAACCGACCTTCAAGTCGCGATGCATAGGAAACGCCAATAGCTGCTGCGTCCGCACGAAGCATTGAAAACCCAGGGTCTGCGGCATCATCGCCGTCGTCGTCAATGGTAAAGACGTCTTGAGAAACGTCAACCAAGCGACGCGTGAGATAGCCAGCATCGGCTGTCTTCAAGGCAATGTCAATCACGGCCTTACGAGTACCGCGAGTACCAGTAAAGTACTCGAGTGGTGTCAGACCTTGCATGTAGCCAGCCTTAACCGGCAGCTCAATAACATGGCCAGCGGCATCTTGGAAAACACCGAGCATACCGACAGACATTTTCATCTGCGAAATATTACCGCGGGCACCAGAGGTAATGGCAATTGCCATTGGACCGTCCTGGTCTCGCATTTGTTCAGCCAGCATGTTTTGGACGCGAGTATCTATTTTGGTCCAGTTTTCAACAGTCAAACGGTGGCGTTCATCATCAGTAATGAAGCCCTGTTCAAACTGTTCAGATATACCAGCACTTCGGGTTTCGCCTTCGCTCAAAGTTTCTTGGAGTCCTTCGATTGGTTCAAAGTCGCCCATGCCCATGCTAAGCCCAGAAAGCGTCGCATAACGGAATCCGAGGTCTTTCAAGTTGTCAGCAATTTCAGCCGTTTTTTCTTGACCGTACTGCGCGTAAACCGCAGCCATGACTTTTTGCAAACGCTTTTTCGTCATTGCTTCGTCTTGGTAAGCGAAGTCATCTGGGAAAATTTCGTTGAAATACATGCGGCCAAGTGTTGTTTCGCGAAGTTCTCCGCGGAAAGGTGCCAGCACTCGACTTTGCAAAGTGACAACTCCTGCGTCAAATGCCATTGATGCCTCGTTAAGACTTGAGAATACTCTTGGCTTCTGCTGTTCCCCAGGACGCTCATAGGTCAAGTAGTAACAGCCGAGCACAATATCCTGCTCAATGTGCAAAATAGGCGAGCCGTCGGCTGGTTTAAGCAAGTTTCGATTGGCCGACATAATATCTCGCGCTTCGTGCTGAGCGGCATCTGACAACGGCAGATGAACTGCCATTTGGTCACCGTCAAAGTCAGCGTTAAAGCCCTTACAAACCAGCGGGTGGAGCTGAATAGCCCGACCTTCAATTAAAACTGGCTGAAAAGCTTGAATACTCAAGCGGTGCAGCGATGGAGCACGGTTCAAAAGAACGTATTTTCCAGTGATGACTTCGTCAAGCGCGTCCCAGACTTCGGTTTCACCCGTTTCGATCATGCGAGTCGCACTTCGTATGTTGTGAGCCTGTTCTCGGAAGATAAGCTCGCCGATCACAAATGGTTTAAACAGTTCAAGGGCCATCATTTTCGGTAAGCCACACTGGTTAATTTTAAGCTCTGGTCCAGCAACAATCACCGACCGGCCAGAGTAATCAACTCGCTTTCCGAGGAGGTTCTGGCGGAAACGACCCTGCTTTCCTTTCAGCATGTCACTGAGGCTTTTCAGGCGACGGCGCTGGCCGGTAGCAGCGACAGCACGGCCACTGCGAGCGTTGTTGTTGTCGATGAGTGCGTCAACCGCCTCCTGTAGCATGCGTTGCTCATTGCGACGGATGACTTCAGGGGCATTGAGCTCCATGAGCTTTTTCAGCCTGTTATTGCGGTTTATGACGCGGCGATAGAGGTCGTTTAAGTCGCTGGTTGCGAATCGACCACCTGTCAGCTGCACCATCGGGCGCAAGTCTGGAGGAATAACCGGTAAAATACTAAGACACATGCTTTCTGGTTTAATACCGGCACGTTCCATGCTTTCGAGCAAACGCAGGCGCTTCATTAGCTTCTTCTTGCGTTGACCCTTGGCTTCTTCGGCTTCTTTAGTTAGGTCAGCGATAAGCTGGACGAGGTCAATGTCTTCCAGCATCTCACGAAGTGCAGCACCACCCATGCCAACTGTAACCATGTCGCGTAAATCACGTGGCAGGTTGCGGTAATCGTTCTCGTTCATGAGGTTTAGCTTAACCAAACTGTCTAACTGACTTTTGAGCAGTTCCCAGTCTTTATCGAGTTCTTCTAACTCTTTGGTTTGTGCTTCGGCAAGCGCTTTAACGTTGGCATCCTCTGCCTCGGCTTCTTTTTCGTAGCGTAGTTTAATTGCTTGCTGGCCAGCTTGCCACTCAGCTTCTTTGTCACTGCGGTATTGGTCGCGCAACGGCACATTGACACTTTTTACAATGTACGCTGCAAAGTATGCCACGCGTTCGAGGCTTTTTACTGTCATGCCCAGTAGCAGTCCAATCGCACTTGGCGTACCGCGTAGGAACCAGATGTGTGCTACTGGCACCGCCAAGTTAATATGACCCATGCGTTCGCGTCGCACAATGCTCCTGGTTACAAGTTCGCCGTTTTTATCAACAGCGGCTTCACGCGAGCGGACACCCTTGTATTTGGCATCATGAGGATTAATGTCTTTGACAGGACCAAAAATGCGCTCACAGAACAGTCCATCGCGCTCCGGTTTTTGGGTTCGATAGTTTATGGTCTCAGGTTTTAAAACCTCACCGTAACTCCAGTCTTCAATGTCTTTACTACTGGCGACAGCCAGGCGCACTGCATCAAAATCTGCTATGTTAGTGCCGTATGAATAGCGTCGCATATTAAGCCTCCTCTCCTTTTTCATCAGTAATGTCATCGATGTCATTTGAGTTTGCAACTACCATAGCAGCGGCTTCTTCGTCAAAATCAGTTACAATTGGGCTGCCTTGGCCGTCTTCAAATTCAAATCCTTGAGCGGCAGCTTCTTCGCTTGTCACGTCAATGTCGGAAATAGCCGATGTTGGCGCTTCGACGATGGCCGGATGAGTTGCTTCCTCATGGATATTTGTGGCAAGAACAGCTTCGGCATCGACCAACTGGTCTGAGGCGACAAGATCAACTTTAAGACCAAGGCCTTGCAGCTCTTTAACTAGCACGTTGAAGCTTTCAGGAACTTTTGGACCGACAATTTCGGTCTTTTTAATGATGGCTTCGTAGGCTTTACTACGGCCATATACATCGTCTGACTTGATTGTCAACATTTCTTGCAGAGTGTACGCTGCGCCGTAAGCTTCCAGCGCCCAGACTTCCATTTCACCAAATCGTTGGCCACCGTTTTGTGCCTTACCGCCAAGTGGTTGTTGAGTAACCATAGTGTAAGGACCAGTGCTGCGAGCGTGAATCTTATCAGCAACCATATGGTTGAGCTTAATCATGTACATACTGCCCACGGTCGTTCGCTCTTTGAAGGCGCCACCGGTGCGACCATCGTACAGCTGCTGCTTACCGTCTTCCGGGAAGCCAGCGTCTTTAAGCATAGACTGAATCTTATTCATCGGTACGCCGTTAAAGCTTGGGCTTGCCACTTTCATGCCAAGGGCGCGAGCGGCCATACCAAGGTGCGTTTCAAACAACTGGCCAATATTCATACGACTTGGCACGCCCAGTGGGTTAAGGACTATTTCTACTGGCGTTCCGTCTTCCATGAATGGCATGTCTTCGACGGGCAATATGCGGGCTATAACACCCTTGTTACCGTGCCGTCCTCCAAGTTTGTCGCCAACGCTGATTTTGCGCATTTGAGCCACAAAAACCTGGATTTGCATAAGAACACCAGCCTTCAGTTCATGTCCGTTTTCACGGCTAAAGACTTTGACGCCCACAACTTTACCATGTTTGCCGTTGCTCATTCGCTGAGAAGTATCACGGACTTCTTTTGCTTTTTCACCAAATATTGCCCGAAGTAGTCGTTCTTCGCTGCTTAGTTCTTGCTCACCTTTTGGCGTAATTTTTCCAACCAATATGTCGCCAGGATGAACCTCGGCGCCAATACGAACAATACCATCGTCGTCGAGGTGGCGAAGCGCTTCCTCGCTAACATTTGGGATATCTCGCGTGACAATTTCTGGTCCTAGTTTTGTTTCGCGGACTTCAATCATGTAGTCGACAATATGGACACTTGTCAAAGTGTCGTCTTCAACCAACTTGCGGCTAATGATGATAGCGTCTTCGAAGTTGTATCCTGCCCATGGCATAAATGCCACAATCAAATCCTTACCAAGCGCGAGTTCGCCGCCCTGGATGCTCATGCCCTCAATCAGTGGATCGCCGGTTTTTACCGTATCTCCAGTAGAAACAACGACGTGTTGGTTTATGCTGGTACCTTCGTTGGAGCGCACAAAATGCTCTGCGTCATAGGTGACGTTGCCTTCTTTGTATTTCACAACAACCTGGTCGGCGTTGGCTTTTAGGACCTCGCCCGTACCTTCTGCGATAACTAGTTGCCCGGTATTTGCGGCGGCAGCAGCCTCTACGCCCGTACCAACAATTGGACTCTCTGGCGCTATCAGTGGCACTGCCTGACGCTGCTGGTTACTACCCATTAGCGCACGGTAGACGTAGTTTTTTTCAATAAACGGAATGAGACCGGCACTGCTACCGATAATCTGGTTTTGGGCAGCGTCAATGTGTGTAACATCTTCTCTGTCAACTGTGGCTGACTTTAGGCCATCACGCGCACTGACACGCTCTTCGACAATTTTGCCTGTTTTGTCCAGCTTAACACCCGCACCGGCGATAACCGCATGTTCTTCAGCAGCAGCGTCAAGGTAGACAATTTCATCAGTCAGTTTACTGTCCACCACTTTGCGGTAGGGTGTTTCAATAAATCCATAGTCGTTTATACGGGCAAAATTCGCGAGATTAAGGACTAACCCCACGTTTGCGCCTTCAGGAGTTTCCACCGCACATATGCGACCGTAGTGAGTCGCGTGGGCATCACGAACTTCAAAACCAGCACGTTCACGGCTGAGGCCACCTGGCCCCATAGAGCTAAGGCGTCGTTTGTGAGCCAGTTCAGACAGCGGATTGATTTGATCCATAAACTGCGAAAGCTGTGAGCTCGCAAAAAACTCACGCACAGCAGCCACGACAGGACGAGCATTTATAAGCTGGCCCGGCTGGACTGTTTCGATTTCGCTCATACTCATACGATCTTGGGTGTTACGTACCATGCGCAGCAGGCCAATCCGGAACTGACGCTGTACCAACTCTCCAACCATTTTGATACGGCGATTGCTTAGTGAATCAATATCATCGCCTGGTTCCTGTGTGACATTCATGCGTATTAGCTCAGCGATAATAGCCACGAGGTCTTCAAGGCGCATAATCCGGTTTTCGGCCGTATTTGCCACATCTAAATGAAGTCGTTGGTTAATTTTGTAACGGCCAACGCGTGAGAAGTCAAAACGCTTAAAGTTGTAGAACATGTTTTCAAGCAAACTGCGAGCATTGTCGACAGTTGCTAGATCGCCCGGACGAAGCCTGCGGTAAACTTCAATTAGTGCTTCGGCGTGTCCTTTGCTTGGGTCTTTGTCGAGTGTTGACTGCAAAAAACTATCTTTTGCCTGATCAACGTTTTTAAACGCCTCTTTCATGGTTGCTTCAGTCATACCCAGCGCGCGCAGCAGAGTCGTTACTGGGATCTTACGCTTACGATCAATCTTGACATACAGCGCACCGTTTGCGGCGGTCTCAAACTCAAGCCAAGCACCGCGACCAGGGATAACCTTGGCGCTGTAGAGGCTGCGAGTACCATGCAACTCAGCCGTATAAAAAACACCAGCCGATCGAATCAGCTGGCTTACCACGACGCGCTCGGCACCGTTAATAATAAACGTACCGCGCCTAGTCATCCAAGGGTAGTCTCCCAGGTAAATCTCTTGCTCTTTGACTTCGCCGGTGACTTTGTTTGTCAGCTCAACCGTTGCCTTTAAGGGCGCGTCGTAACTAACATTATTCTCCCGAGCTTCAGCTTCAGTCAGTTTTGGTTCTTCAAAATGGTACTGTTTAAAAATAAGACTCAGTTTTGTACCGGTATAATCATCGACCGGACTGATTTCGGCCAGAAGCTCACCGAGCCCCTCGTCAACCAACCACTGAAATGATTTATTTTGATGGTCTACCAAATTAGGCAGCGCAAGACCACTGTCTTGACTGTCGTCGGTTAGGTAGACACGTGATGTTTTGCTCGCAGTTACTGCTTTAGCCATACGCGCGTGAGCTCCTTATAGATAAGTAGTTAGTAAATCGTAGATTAAGTAACATCTACGAATCGTTTTGATAAATTATCAGAGTTTTTCGCCAGTAGCGCACCGTCGGTAATACTAAATAACCAACTACTGCCTACTAACTACCTTTTGGAAGATACACTAAGCGGGAGATTTTGGTGCTTAACTGGTTTGGCGCCTAAGCCAGCACAGCCCCAACTTATACTACTTCTTACATACCAGAGTACAGCGTATGACTGTATTCGTCAAGGCTTGCAGTGATAAAGCTCACAGACTTCTGGTTACTATGACGTTGTTGGTGCGCTAATGACCTTGTCGACTAGGCCGTATTTTAACGCCTCGGGGGCGGTCATCCAGCGGTCGCGTTCCATGTCTTCGTGGACTTTCTCTAGCTTTTGACCAGTGTTTTTTGCCATGATGCTCTCAAGTAAACGCTTGACTCGTAGTGATTCTTGCAAGTCAATTTCTTGATCGGTTACTTTGCCGCGCGTGCCACTGCTGGGCTGGTGAATCATTACGGTAGCATTTGGCAATAAAAATCGTTTGCCTTTTTTGCCGCTACTGAGCAAAAACGCAGCTGCACTAGCCTGAACTCCTATGCCAAAAGTCTGCACGTCGTTCGCTATGTACTGCATGGTGTCATAAATGGCCAATGCGTCGTACACACTACCACCGGGACTGTTGATATACAAATATATATCTTTTTTGGCATCCTCTGCCTGCAAAAATAGCAGCTGAGCGACAATCAGGTTTGCCGTAACTTCGTTTATTTCACTACCAACAAAGATAATCCTGTCCTTAAGCAGACGGCTATAGATGTCGTAGGCTCGCTCATGACGGCCTTCACTTTCAATTACAGTTGGAACAAGTACGCTCATTTTACCTCATTTCCTTAATGCACCCCTGTGAGTTTTTACCCAGGATGAGTTACAGTCACTCAAGTATAGCGAAACTAGCACTCTCATGTCAAGAGTGCTAACCAGATTTACACGGCTTAATACCAAAAAAGCTAGGAGGGACAGGTCATTTACGCCCGGTTCAGCGTAAGCACGAACTGTTAGCGCCTGCAAACGTTAGGCAAGCGAGAGCGCAACCTTCACGAGTGGGCTAGCCGCATTGTCAACGACATTATGATTATTCTTCTGCTTTAATTGTAACCTGTTGAAGCTTACTTCTGCTCAGGGCTATTGAGTTGTGTGGGGGGTAGTTGCTTAGTCGGGTCGGAGCCTTGCCCACCCCACAGCGGAATCCCTGGTGTACCAGAGATAACGGCATTAGCAACGTTCGTTGCCACTCTTTTTGCCGCGTCTATCCCTCTGAGCAGGCTTGATGGAGTACCTGCATCGGCCAACCCTTTTCCTGGCTGACCCTTTGTAGCTTCGCCTGACAAATTAGGAGTACCGCCTGAATTTTCTTTGCTCATACCTTAACCATACCCTATTGCGCCGCTGTTTGCAAACATTCGTCCCTACATTCCATCCCAAAGTGAAAAATATCTATTTCGCTGAGCTCGGCATTTGTCGGCTTGGCTCGACTAACTGGAA encodes:
- the rpoC gene encoding DNA-directed RNA polymerase subunit beta', whose translation is MRRYSYGTNIADFDAVRLAVASSKDIEDWSYGEVLKPETINYRTQKPERDGLFCERIFGPVKDINPHDAKYKGVRSREAAVDKNGELVTRSIVRRERMGHINLAVPVAHIWFLRGTPSAIGLLLGMTVKSLERVAYFAAYIVKSVNVPLRDQYRSDKEAEWQAGQQAIKLRYEKEAEAEDANVKALAEAQTKELEELDKDWELLKSQLDSLVKLNLMNENDYRNLPRDLRDMVTVGMGGAALREMLEDIDLVQLIADLTKEAEEAKGQRKKKLMKRLRLLESMERAGIKPESMCLSILPVIPPDLRPMVQLTGGRFATSDLNDLYRRVINRNNRLKKLMELNAPEVIRRNEQRMLQEAVDALIDNNNARSGRAVAATGQRRRLKSLSDMLKGKQGRFRQNLLGKRVDYSGRSVIVAGPELKINQCGLPKMMALELFKPFVIGELIFREQAHNIRSATRMIETGETEVWDALDEVITGKYVLLNRAPSLHRLSIQAFQPVLIEGRAIQLHPLVCKGFNADFDGDQMAVHLPLSDAAQHEARDIMSANRNLLKPADGSPILHIEQDIVLGCYYLTYERPGEQQKPRVFSSLNEASMAFDAGVVTLQSRVLAPFRGELRETTLGRMYFNEIFPDDFAYQDEAMTKKRLQKVMAAVYAQYGQEKTAEIADNLKDLGFRYATLSGLSMGMGDFEPIEGLQETLSEGETRSAGISEQFEQGFITDDERHRLTVENWTKIDTRVQNMLAEQMRDQDGPMAIAITSGARGNISQMKMSVGMLGVFQDAAGHVIELPVKAGYMQGLTPLEYFTGTRGTRKAVIDIALKTADAGYLTRRLVDVSQDVFTIDDDGDDAADPGFSMLRADAAAIGVSYASRLEGRFAAEDVKGHIKSGELFTKATAEAIDADEKLDGIKIRSALSATSVHGVPQKSYGVDPATGNLVTSHNPIGVIAAQSIGEPGTQLSLDSKHRSGAVVADDTAQGLSRVEELFEARSPKGQAYLADINGVVNAWEEGERYIVQVTANDRENLELALEGRTAKIASGSDVAIGDVLASQSDGAEPLVSPMAGKAELTDKSVIITPTSKSVVRYEIPGFKQLLVQDGDVVVAGQRLTNGSINLHDLVRLQGVESTQRYIMNEILGIFAGQGQNISDKHLEIIVRQMFSRVQVEDAGDSEFVTGDVVSKLAVAEANEALVADGKQPAKVNQLLLGITKASLSTDSFLSAASFQDTTRVLIGAATSGRVDKLFGLKENVILGRKIPVGTGYGASNALDEGDDVVEEYHNDQTFRAEG
- a CDS encoding DNA-directed RNA polymerase subunit beta gives rise to the protein MAKAVTASKTSRVYLTDDSQDSGLALPNLVDHQNKSFQWLVDEGLGELLAEISPVDDYTGTKLSLIFKQYHFEEPKLTEAEARENNVSYDAPLKATVELTNKVTGEVKEQEIYLGDYPWMTRRGTFIINGAERVVVSQLIRSAGVFYTAELHGTRSLYSAKVIPGRGAWLEFETAANGALYVKIDRKRKIPVTTLLRALGMTEATMKEAFKNVDQAKDSFLQSTLDKDPSKGHAEALIEVYRRLRPGDLATVDNARSLLENMFYNFKRFDFSRVGRYKINQRLHLDVANTAENRIMRLEDLVAIIAELIRMNVTQEPGDDIDSLSNRRIKMVGELVQRQFRIGLLRMVRNTQDRMSMSEIETVQPGQLINARPVVAAVREFFASSQLSQFMDQINPLSELAHKRRLSSMGPGGLSRERAGFEVRDAHATHYGRICAVETPEGANVGLVLNLANFARINDYGFIETPYRKVVDSKLTDEIVYLDAAAEEHAVIAGAGVKLDKTGKIVEERVSARDGLKSATVDREDVTHIDAAQNQIIGSSAGLIPFIEKNYVYRALMGSNQQRQAVPLIAPESPIVGTGVEAAAAANTGQLVIAEGTGEVLKANADQVVVKYKEGNVTYDAEHFVRSNEGTSINQHVVVSTGDTVKTGDPLIEGMSIQGGELALGKDLIVAFMPWAGYNFEDAIIISRKLVEDDTLTSVHIVDYMIEVRETKLGPEIVTRDIPNVSEEALRHLDDDGIVRIGAEVHPGDILVGKITPKGEQELSSEERLLRAIFGEKAKEVRDTSQRMSNGKHGKVVGVKVFSRENGHELKAGVLMQIQVFVAQMRKISVGDKLGGRHGNKGVIARILPVEDMPFMEDGTPVEIVLNPLGVPSRMNIGQLFETHLGMAARALGMKVASPSFNGVPMNKIQSMLKDAGFPEDGKQQLYDGRTGGAFKERTTVGSMYMIKLNHMVADKIHARSTGPYTMVTQQPLGGKAQNGGQRFGEMEVWALEAYGAAYTLQEMLTIKSDDVYGRSKAYEAIIKKTEIVGPKVPESFNVLVKELQGLGLKVDLVASDQLVDAEAVLATNIHEEATHPAIVEAPTSAISDIDVTSEEAAAQGFEFEDGQGSPIVTDFDEEAAAMVVANSNDIDDITDEKGEEA
- a CDS encoding ATP-dependent Clp protease proteolytic subunit, with the translated sequence MSVLVPTVIESEGRHERAYDIYSRLLKDRIIFVGSEINEVTANLIVAQLLFLQAEDAKKDIYLYINSPGGSVYDALAIYDTMQYIANDVQTFGIGVQASAAAFLLSSGKKGKRFLLPNATVMIHQPSSGTRGKVTDQEIDLQESLRVKRLLESIMAKNTGQKLEKVHEDMERDRWMTAPEALKYGLVDKVISAPTTS